The Haliotis asinina isolate JCU_RB_2024 chromosome 16, JCU_Hal_asi_v2, whole genome shotgun sequence DNA segment AATCATTTAGCTTCAAACATTCACATCTCTATAGGAATGCATAGACGTATGACAAATATTTACTTTGTGGTATGTAAACATCCTAGTATGATATACAATGAAGACCGAGGTTGGTTTGAACACTGAGGCAGGAACTGTTCAGTGATGAAGACGTTGCGTGGAACTTGGGGCGCGGTCTTGCCGATCGTGGTCGTGGTGTTgggtgttgttgatgttgttacGTCTCATGGGTACCTCCTTGAACCCCCTCAACGTTCCAGCATGTGGCGTGTGGGGTTCGACACGCCTGTGAACTACAACGATATGGAACTCAACTGTGGCGGAAAAGAGGTGAGTTCTGATGAAGTTGTTGTCCTGTGCTCCGTTGTTCAAAGCAGCCTCATCTCTTAAGGTCATCTTATCTCTAGACACatttactaaggttagcctcTTGTTGCACGAAACAACCTTAACTATGGTGAACCTTAAGCTATGGTTGATAACTAAGGTTGGTCCGCACCAACCTTAGTGTCTCAAAGGTTGGGAAGGGAATATGGCGGCTGCTTTTATTTTATACAAGATTGAAAGAAGTTCAGGAAGCAGAGAGTGTACAGAGACAGACTGAGTCAACTGGACACGCTGAATTCCCGTGGTACCGAGGGATGTTTCCATTACTCCAGCGCTGAAGAGTTCAGTCATAGTTAAGGTTACGGCTAAGGTTGGAGTCTGAgttaaggttgccctaaggttgttATGTGCAACGGGcgtatctttttcttaaggtgatcgtaactctaactTTAGTGTTTAAGGCTGATCgtagctaaggttgttttgaacaacggaacaCTGGTTGTATATATCCTGTTTTTATGAGAGTACAGCACTTGTGTATCGGTATTTATAAGAAGTTCTAAGTTTGTGAGCGTCgcattcacttactcacacaGAAGAAGGCACGCACTACAATTATGAAAATTTAATAAGTGGTtattgaaagtgtgtttatttcTGTATGGGGGTCACAGACCCATTAATCAAATACATAAAATTTACAAAGTGATACAAGCGCCAgtacatataaatattcaacataatgtgacatttgtttcaaagtACAGTTGTGGCATTTTCATAAACATGAAATGCACATTTAGCCATAAGATTAACAGCTTGTGGATTATtaaatgttatgtatatataaaattaaTACATATTACGTGTTCCATTTTTAATTAATTTTCCTATCGTACTATAGGTGCATAAGTACCCATGAAAGGATATCATGTCTTAATTTAACGTAATGTGGACTCACGTAACACATGTAATGCTCAGATTCTACACGAAAAATAACACAAGAGGGAGCTGTCCACttcgatgtaaatttatcaTACTTTCTTCGCTCTTCTACCAGCAGGATATAGTTTGAGCAATGATGAGCCTATCCTACACATAAGAACAATAATAATAGATGAATATGATTCAAATCTAATTTACGAATCAGTGGTCCTAAAATGCggtctagagtgagtgagtgaataaggttTGGTGCCGCTGTGGACAATCCCCTTTCTGAGACACGAACGACCACAATACTGACGCTGACAGACTTAGAAACATAATCATTTGCTATTGGAAGTAAATTTAGTTTCACAatatttctagcaatattccagcgatatcacgttAGGGAAAACTaccaatgggcttcacaaattgtacccatgaggcGAATCGCACCCGGGTCTTCAACaaaacgagcgaacgctttaggcACTTGGCTGTTCAACCACTCCACTTCCCATATAAGGcgaaatgtttcaaaaatatgtttcgtGTGTCCCCAACGATTCATTATTTAAATCAGGAAAAGAAGAAGATGCATCGCTATGAGAGTTTAACAAGTGAATGTAGGAAGCTAGAAACATATTGAGGGGAGGTTTGGTATTGGGGGCAACGACAAAAGGTTTACATGAAGATGAATGCTTTCaatatgtttgtatttacattgcgagtgtgtgtgtgtgtgcatgattgtgcgtgtgcgtgtgcgtgagcTCGGGTCATCACTATGGCTATATGATATAATGTATGAGTGCTGTAGACGTCGTGAAGACTCACGTAGTTCCTTCCTTTTTCTTACTATTCCTACTTTTGCGAGGACAAACATGTCTTGTCTGAGTGTGCAGGTCGCCAGCTAATCATTGTAATGGTGAATGCGAAGATAAACTCTTGTTCGCTTCACCTCAGTTTATACAATGTAAGGTTGAATTCTGAGTCAATATTCATCTGGCTTCAATCGATTAAAGACGTCCAACTCGACGAGAACATAGCACTACGGTGATGTGTCAACAGTTGCTCCTTGCACAACAGCCTTTTCtactgtgggttcgaatcccggactcCCGCTGATAATGTATCTGGGTTTGTTGGCACCAAATATTTTCCCAAAATGCTAATTCGCTAGGATCTCGATCTCTTGAAGCCTTTGTCCAACACCAAACCGTGATATAACAAACTCACGAAATCAGTCTCTATTAACAAATTGCATTCGCATACCTTTGATTCATAatgtcacattcagcaatattcaaactcgAACCCAGTGCAAGTGTTTAAACTTGGAACGGGCATAGTCTCTTGCGGCCCCTGAAACAAAGTACCTTCCCCTCCGTCCAGCCCTTGCTGTGACGCGACCGCTCAAATTGAAGCAGGTACTAAATGTTCCTAATGTTCGAGTTCCGAATATCTCACCTCATTAGGGTTCCAGTTAGTTTAAATGGAGTTTGTTTGTCAAAAATATATTCTTCTAGTGACTAAccgatagaataggccttcagcaacccatgcttgccataaaaggtgactatgcttgtcggaagaggcgactaacgggatcgggtggtaaggctcgctgacttggttgacacatgtcatcgtttcccaattgcgcgaatcgatgctcatgctgtcgatcactggattgtctggtccagactcgattatttacagaccgccgccatagaccTGGAATACtgggtgcggtgtaaaactaaactcactcactaactcactcatgaCCATAGTCTCAGTATGTTCGCTTTTAGGGCGCTGTTAAATAGAAGCCCGTTAAAAGTTGAGTGCTTCTTTCCATGGCAAGTCTAAGTCTTTGTAAAATTTTTCGTGCAATATTCTGGAATATTTTGGTAAACATAGATCACTGTCTAAGTTAGGTTATAATGAGTTATGTTGGGTTAGGTCATAATAATAACCACTATTTTCGTTTCTGTCTTATCTTTAGCTGTCATCTTTTTCCGCCCATCTGGTCTTTCTCATTGCTGAAAACGTGAGTGGGTTTCGTGACTTGAATACACAGTCACGGACTTGGAGTTGACCCACATTATTGGAACGCGGTTATTTCAGCTGTGTGAGCCGATTAACTTGTATATGACAGGAGTGGCATTAGCGAGAGGGACAGTCTCATCACCCTGGTCAGTCACTTTAGggtttactccgcttttagcaatattcctgcaatatcacagcggaggacacaagaaatggatttcacacaccGTATCCCCATGTGCGGCTATTCGTCATAACGCTGAAAGCTTTAACACGAGGGTACCCCCACCGCCCTCATCAACCTGGTGAACCTGAGAGCTTTCATCAGTTTGGTGAACGAGAAAGCAACTTAATCATCAATGTCCGAGAGTCGATCCCCTATTTATCTGATTATGGTATTTCTACGATGGACTATgggtttacgctgcttttagcagtataccaccaatatcacagcgcgagacaccggaaatgggcttgacacatcgTGCCCATTTGGGAacttgaacccgggtctttggcgtcaCTAGCGAACGCTATGACAAGTAGGCTATCCCACTGTCCCGCGTTGCTTTGACCCGGAGCACACACCCATAATAATGAATTAGTTGTACATGTGAAGGGCTACTGAAAACCCTCACAGCTGCTCCCGCTGATGGCCGGAAGCAgcattcaagagagacaagtTATATTCAAGAGATTAGTGTTCAGattgaaacacacacaaaaccagCCAGAAGACGGGCCTCATAATGCCGGCAGAAGCTGTTTAAACAAGTCGCGATACTACGCAGCCCATCCGACAAAGCGAATACATCAGCGCTGTACACGATGAGTGTGCGCCAGGGCAACACGTGTGAATGAAGCAATAACTCgtcttcattttctttaaagAATTCAAAAATGAATACTCTCATTAAATATTTGACCTTCTTCCTGAAAGGGTGATTTCCTGGCCATGTGATATCACGCCTGTCTCCTTGGCGGGAACGGCCGGGCGCCTTGTTAAACGCGTTAACAGGGAACACGTACCTTGTGTCGCATGTTTTCATAAAAGTGGGTTGTGGTTCAAGAGCATTGATACTGAACCTATACAGCGGCGGGTTAGGCCCAatatatacaattttcattGTAACAAATGAACCCATTTATACTGAAAAGACGACctagggagaccagagattcaaaACCTGGGGATGGGATGAGATTTGTATCGTTCAGGGTTTCAGCACTGCGTTTACAGCTTTGGTGTGGACGTCTATACAGTGGTCATTAAGACATTTACTGGTGTATAACAAACAATAGATTGGGTATTATGCTGACACGTTCAGCTGTAAATGTCATGTCTTAATTATCCTTGCGAAGTGCGTTACGTCACGTGCGTGAAATGAAGGATGATTAAAGTGACGTTCCAAAATTAGCAACTCTTCAAAATGAAAGTGGAATTTGTGGCATtgtatacaaaatacatacatacagaaaaatatacaaatgcaaagaatataatgataaatgacattcaatacaatagtcacgatatggctcagCGACTGTATCAGCTGTTCGTATCTGAGCCCGATTTTACAAAGTGATCTAAACATAAGGATATATTGTATGGATGTGGAAGTACAGGGCGCCACGATCACCTCCATGACATAATTCAAATAGGATCCGATCATTTTAAGGCTGACCTGTTTGACAGATGCCATCGCACCTACAGTGCGTGCTTAGATGGACTTTCATACTTAGTATTTTGTTAATCATTTGAGTGTCTGCTGAGGCTCTATTATCTTCAGACTACAGCCTCATAGATCgaacattgctgattgtggcgctAAACGACAACATGTACagcaaaaagtgaaaaaatacctacaaataaaattaaacttaaACCCGATATTAGTTGACTTAAGTTTTCCTCGACCACACTTGTCATCAGTCAACATGTTCGGGAATAGCAGCATCAACAGTCGTAGTCGTGGTTGAAGTTGCATTTCTAATTCCTCATGTAAAGAATTAATACGTAATGATTAAATGTATGTCAGATGTACTTTTATCAGTCACTTGAAGGCAGTTGTAATTTCGATTTCAAAAATCCTTTTCCAGAGACAACACCAGAGGAATGGCGGTCGCTGTGGTATTTGTGGTGACGCTTACGACAGCTTCCCACGTGAAAACGAGGTAGGCGGAAGGTACGCCAACGGCATAATTGTTCGATCCTACCGTGCTGGTAGCGACATCATGGTGACAGTGCGTCTCACGACTTATCACAAGGGGTACTTCGAGTTCAGACTCTGTCCAGAATCCAACACATCCGGTGATGCAACTGGGGACTGTCTTGACCGGAACTTGATGCCAGTGCGCATGCTCAGTGGCAAAGAAGCCAATAAGACTAGGTTTTACCCAGACGCGGGCAGCAACGATTACGTACTCGCGGTTTCACTGCCCCCGGGAGTCACTTGTGATAAGTGCCTCTTTCAGTGGAGATACGTCACAGGTGAGttgtgagtttagctttacgccgcttgtgAAAATggtccagcgatatcacggcgggggacatcagaaatgggttacatatattttatcaatgtGGGAAACCacggtcttcggtgtgacgaacaaACAATTTAACCACCCCACGCCTCAAACAGCGAGTAGACCAAAACGCTGTCGCAGACTATGCTCTTTGCACAAATAACGTGGCTCAAACGCATCGGCGGGATACGTCATCTTCTGTTACCGATTTGAATAATGTTCGAACCATTGTTGAAGGTCTGATGAAAGTTCGGCTGAAAGTTTTGAACGGTCATCCAATGTCGTGGACACTTCTAAAGTTTGAGGAAGATTTGGCAAAAACATTCAGGATACATTTATCAGATGTACTTTCGTCGAAGAGGAACGTcaggttttgtttgtgaaaaaatataagGCATTTGTGTTCttgtatgtgttttgtgtggatgtattgaaacatctgaatccaGTGGAACAGAAGTAGGCTGAAACGGTTTATAAAACTTGATATCTCATTGGCTCAAGAACCTTGCAATTCTTCATCATGATGCAACGGTcaaatttatttaaatgttcACGTTATATACGTCCTTGAAAAGTCAAACATTTACGAGGaggattgattggttggttagTCGTTTAAAGCCGCACTAAGACATTAATCCAACTATAGGCGGTGGTCCAGTGATCAGaagcacaagcatcgatctacacaactgggatacaatgacatgtgtcaaccaagtcagcaggcctgaccacaccatctcgttagtcgcctcttacaagcatgggttactgaagaacaattctaacccggatcttttgCGGTTTACGCAGAGGAATTTCATATCTGATTATGATTAGATTGTCATCCCTGGAATTGTGAATGACAGACGGATGTTGTGCAGGTGTGTAAATTTAAAGTTGTCAAACCATGAGCACTCTTTGTACTGATGACAATTACCATTACCCTTTTACTTTTACTTTAAAACTCCTCTGTCACATCATGGATTGTCCAATTTCCTCAATCTGCCAGTAACCAATTTCTCCCAGCTTGATCACTAACTCCACTATTAACAACACTATTGTGTTGCGTTATACTACTTGCGTCATTACCTAATATCCAATCCTATTTGGAACAGGCAAAGACTGGGGTCGTGACCCGGAAGCGGAAGATGGGTGTGTCGGATGTGGTCCTCAAGAGTGGTTTGTAAACTGCGCAGATATCAACATATACGCCACAGACTCAGCCACGCCAACACCACAACCTTCTTCTTCTAGCGGGAAGGTGACGACGACTGTACGTCCCACGACACCACCCGTTCCGACGTCTTACGATAGTTCTAAATGTGTTGCTTCCGAGTCCTTCTTCCATGTTCCTGGCATGGACACCTGGTGTCGAATACTCTGCCCAAACTTCTGTCCTGTCACGCACTGTGTATGTGCATAGAACTTCCGGATCTTTCTAATCTTCACCGTCCAGAGAGGAGTTCGGGTAGCAGTGGAAGGGATGCATAAGTGCTATGTAATGAAATTAGTTTCACATGACGTAACACAACTTTACGGTAGCAGTCGTaaaaattcttaactttgatcgcaGCTAAAGTGATAAGAActggcttaagaagttcgtagggctacgaacgtttcgagcaTAGCTAGCCTGACCTTTTATGTAACAATTCGAATTGTTTCAGAAAATTTTGTCTTCAAATGTTATCGGTTTACTAGTGACGGTTTTGTCCCCCGTGGGCCCAGGACCGTATTCATTAATAAGCTTAAAAACCAGGATGGAACGAGAGGAACGGCGTTTAATGTTTCTACGGTAGTGTTAAGGTCATAGAAATCTAACACACATGGCGCTTTTCGGAGACCGCGCATATGTTGTTGTTCGGTGGCCCCTGTCTCAATATAATCTGCGCTTATTTGAGAAAATAAGGTATTCTAAAAAGTGTCCATcgtgttatcagaaccatattTTGCGAGATCTTGCGTTTTGCAGTCAAACTTTATTTCAGGCAATACTTCTTCTCCCTTGCTGTCTTCTCCCCAGGAACCAAACAAAGTGAACCCCAGAAGCATTCTTAAACACATGTCTGTAACATTTGTGCACGTTAAACAATGTGGACAATGCAGTGGTTAAACGTATGAGGTGTACGACGTCACACCACAAGACCGGTTCGATCCTCAACATAATTACAACGCTCCTTGGCAGCACATTCCCGGTGTCGTCAGAGTCGCATTAACTGGTGGTACATTGTTTGAACTTTGCTACCCAGTGCCATGCCAACTGATTTTGTAAACTCAGAAATTTTGTATCCCTGCGTTATATTTGCATTTTGAGTAGGAGTGAAATGGTACATCGCGGTATTATCAGAGTCGTGGTATTTGCCATCGGTTCAGTATACcgttatgaaataaaaaaatgctATTTTCGGATTGCGCAAAAGTTTTCATAATTCAAAATAACTATGATTATGGTTATCTTCCCTTGTGTTGTTGAACAATGAAAGGTTTGGCTCTTGATGTCAGTTTACTGCATTATGTATGATCATATGTCATATACTAAACCGAAACGGACAGAACTGAAGGCCTTGTACCGCACCGTAATTCGTACCGTAAGAGCGTACCGTTTCACTCCTAATTTTGAGCATTGCTGAAAAATCAACCTCTTAACTTATACAATTTAAAATAAAACACCGAAAAATGTTTAGATATCTGAATGCTCGATCGATCGTCTTTAAATCCATTCTATTTGTGGTGTCTGAGTGGGAACAAACATTGTTTTCTTAGACAATGAACTTTAAGTGACACATCTCATGATAATATCTCAATAAACAATAGACAAGCGACGGACGCTCCGTCCTTCAGCCGGATGTACATTCCAAAACAGGAATTCCGAACTTCCACAGTCAACCTTAATTCGGTGAGCAAGACgctcactcgtcacgccaaagacccgggttcgattccccacatgggtagagtgtgtaaagccaatttctggtgtccccggccgtgatattgcaaaaGGCCACGACGCATGATCATAAACGAAGCATCCATAAAATGGCCATGTTTCAACCAGAGCTACAACAGGTTAGTTGGGTTAGTTTTTGGTGGTGAAATGGATTGTCCATAATTGTCCTTAGTCTGAATCCCTGTATGAATTATTTCTTCCGAGTTAGAATAGTGTTAGAAGCGTCGTAAAACCTCATGCACTCATCTACCAAGATGCAGAGGAACGAGTCGGAATGCACAGTGGGTTTGTGGGTGTAGTTTTACGAGACtgttagcaataatccagcaatattacgacagggaaaccagaaatggacttccaGTAGCAGTCGTGACTCACACGTTGTCTTGGAGATTGCccaaaggggcgagtggtgacgaatgacccAATAGGTGCATGAATCTGGGAGgaatgaacgctttaatcactgacTGTCGCACCACTTTGAACGCACAAAGAATATCTAAAGTCACACATACAAGTGACATTTCTGATTTTTGAAAGTATAGGAGTTTGAGGGAAACAATCAACGcatcaaaactgaaaagaaaatatactgatatTGGGCTTTCACCGATGATAAAATCTCGGCACGCTTCACTTGCTCAAGCATAACACTAAGGACTAGGCTGGAGGGAACATAATATGATTTAGAGACTGTGATACAGACAAAAAATGACAAACGTGACGCTGATCACACGTATTTATTCACCATACGGAAATAGTTCCCCTAACACTAGTCATCAGATACTTAGCGGCTACTTCTCATACCACTTGGCATAAGTTAAGTGGCGAGCTGTGCTGTGGTGACCTGGGTGTTGATGCCACACATCCCTGCCCCACGCTGTATGTTAAAATAACCGTCTTCTCCCCACTTCACACCCCATGAGTTCTTCACTTTCCAGTATGGGTGTGTCTTGAAAATCTCCTTCTCCGATCCGAATCCGACCACTAAAACAGCTGGAAGAAAAATATCCCGCTATTTTCACCTTGGTCACTCTCAATGCTCTTCGACTCAACTTGAATGtgcagtcgtaagttaatgttaatgtatggcacgtacgacaatcttagcgctaagagagtttctaaaatctaggcccagagcCTGAAAGATCTCGTAACGTTTCTCGTAGCAtatcgtacctcctatactatAACACATGAGGTACGAATTATACGAGAGAAgttacttaggagataaacatcatgtgctggccaatttccgggtgttattgagtatttgaagcacgggaatgcatttggaaccgacggctcaataacacccggaaaatggccaacacatgatgtttatcgacattgtaaacacaaaagtaaaccaaaggggttttactgtctgcactcgtttacatcgaatacggacacagcagtgaagtgtcatcagctggccgtttcagctggttctcatggtagcatctggagttgctcatttgtgacgtcattctaactttacgtcacaatatgatttgaatgacgtcaccactgttgatgacacaacaaatcaATTGTTTACGTgccaatacgcggtgaatagtctttgagtttccgggaatctaataccatttaatcatatttttcaaccaatcagattacagaacacagtaacttttggtttacaattaggCTTAAAGatcataggcttacgagagctttgtgaaacggggtccaGTACGATGCCTTTCTGCGTTTAGACGAGGACACCTCAACAATCTGAGCGACCAGTCATCCGTCACGCTACCCACTAACGAAAGGAGTAAACTGACCACACACGGGCCTTACTTTTCTGATCTCGGAACCTGTCGGGAAATTCATACCTCCTGAACAAAGTCTGTTACCGAGTGCGAAAACCCCCACTTGTACACCAAAACACACTGTTGCCCACTCTCACACTCACCGTGGTCGAGAGCTGTCTTGCTGCAGTCGAAGGGGTCATAAACCCCGCGGCGGTAGAACTGAAGACGGCTGGCATCCAACGCTACAGACAGAGGTCCGTACTTCATCAGAGCTGCCGCCATTTCAGTCTCGTTCTGAAAACAGATATAATATCCACCCTACAACTACCCATTCTCATTTATCAGTAATTTTCAACAGGTTTCTCGGAAAAAAATATGCCTGCGACCTGCGCTGGGACGGTCCTAACAAAATGTTCTTCGCGGGTACCCCACTCCCTATTAAGCTACCCGAGCAGGATGAATTCCTGACAACAAATCTTAAGAAAATGCAATATAGTCTTCAGCTCGGGAGCTAGAACTGCGAGTTTGTCATTATCTTAACCATGTATCATATTCAAAAGAAGTGACTGTAAATTATGTCTTTTTCTTAAAGACACTACAACCTTTTTATCattaaagaataacatattgCATTGTTTAATCTATTGGTTACATGATCATAACAGGTCCGGGTACTGAGACGGGTACCCgggtccaactcattacccacgTGTCCCGGTTATCCGGAACCAGCCTCAGCCCTACAGGCAACAACCCGGGTGTGCAAGGGTTCTATTCTGACTATGAAAGCAACAAAATTCAATGCAATGACATAACATTCAAAGTTTACAGTTAAAAACAACTTTCATTTATGTTTCGATAATTTGCACTAGAAGGATACTTGTAGTTCCATGGatgtacaacttgtttattaTATATACGGAGTTTCGGTATAAATGCACTACCAAACACGTTACTTTACTTGAACCGCAATGGCATGTACGTGAGCCTGTTTTAGGTAGATAATTTCAAATTGGTATGTAGTGCCTTCATGGCTCTTTCTT contains these protein-coding regions:
- the LOC137268676 gene encoding uncharacterized protein produces the protein MKTLRGTWGAVLPIVVVVLGVVDVVTSHGYLLEPPQRSSMWRVGFDTPVNYNDMELNCGGKERQHQRNGGRCGICGDAYDSFPRENEVGGRYANGIIVRSYRAGSDIMVTVRLTTYHKGYFEFRLCPESNTSGDATGDCLDRNLMPVRMLSGKEANKTRFYPDAGSNDYVLAVSLPPGVTCDKCLFQWRYVTGKDWGRDPEAEDGCVGCGPQEWFVNCADINIYATDSATPTPQPSSSSGKVTTTVRPTTPPVPTSYDSSKCVASESFFHVPGMDTWCRILCPNFCPVTHCVCA